CCGGGCCATGATGTCGCTGGTCCGGGAAGAGAGGTTGGTCACGTTCACCGCGGTGAACCATCCCTGGGAACTCAACAGGTAGGGGAGGAACAGGCGGCGGCTCGGGCGCAGCAGCTCGATGGTGCCGAGGTTGAAATTCACCGCGGTCATCGCCTCTCCGTCAGGACTTACGGCCACGTCCAGAGGCGCGCCCGGAACCTCCGGCCGCAGGTCCTCGCTGAAGCCCCGCAATTTCTGTCCCACCAATATGGGTTGCAGGAGCTCGCCCGTATTCAATTTGAATTGCAGGAGGACGTCGTCCATGGGAGCGCCCAGCATCATGGTGGCTCCGTCGAGGAAGACCGGACGGCTGGAGTCGCGAAAATCGGATGTCCGCGGTTGGAAAGTGACGACCTCCAGGCTGTCCGCATCGATGGTCCCGTTCTCGTCGGGGACGGGAATCGGGATCAACTGCAGGTTCAGATTGCTGAGCAGCACGAACGACGTGCCATCCGGCGCCGGCACGATCTCCACCGGAACGCCACCCACGTCGAAAACCTTCACCACCTGTCCTGTCTGAATGTCGAACAGGGTGGCGCGATCGCTCCCCAGCTCGGCCAGCGTCTGCAGGGCCCCCAGTTGGCGGTCCGCCACCAGCCCGTACCGGCCGTCCGGAGAGATGGCGGCACCCGCACCCACCTGGAAGTCATGGGGGATCGCCTCTTGATCCGTTTCCGGAATGATGGTCGTCACCACGGAGAAGGAAGCGGTGTCCACGATGGTGATGGCGTCCCTTTCTTCGGCGGGAGTCACCAGTGTCGAACCGACCGTGACGACAAAAAACCGGCTTCCGTCGGGAGTCATTCGGAGCGTCGTCGGACGGGTTCCGCCCGGCATCTGGAGCCTGGGTTCCACTTCCTGGAGTGTCGTCGTGTCGAAACGCAGGATCTCGTCGGTCCCGGACGAGGCCACGATGCCAATGGTCCCATCTCCCGAGAAGACCATGTTGTTGGCGACGGAGAAGAATACCTCCATCGTCAGGATCTGAACCTCCAGGGTGTCCACGTCGATGGCCGCGATCGCTCCCTGAACCGGCTGTGTCTCTGCCTGGGACGCGTCGGACCTGAAGGCATCGGCCCGGCCGTTTTCGTTGATGAACGTGCACAGGACCGCGACCCGGTCCCCGCCGGGCATGAGGGCGATGTGACCCGGGCTCTCCGGAACGTCCACGAGGCCCAGAATCTCGCCGCTCTTGGGATTGAAGGCCAGAACCTTGTTCGAGAAGGTGTAGCTGACGAAGGCCTTGCTCGAGTCCGGAGTAAAGACCACGTTGGGGGAGAAATTGAGATCGGTCTGGTTGGCCCCGAGTATCAGGGGTACCTCGTTGGGATCGAAACGCAGCGGGTCCTCGGACTGGCTCGGATCCAGCGTCATGAATACCCGCTGACCGTGGAGCGCAGGCCCCCCCAGGCTCAGCAGGACGAACAGAAGAATCACAAGCTGGCGGCGCATCACTGGTCCATTATGATATTCCGGCCGGAACCGGCCGTTCAATCCGTTCACCCGGCTCAAGTGGAACGATCTCCCGGGCGGGGACGGAGCACTTGGAAATCCAGACCTCGGACCAGGGACCGGTTCCAGAACCGGTTGACCTTCGAGATCAGCGCCGGAGTCATACCCCGGAGCACCCCTTCCCATTCGGAGTCGTGTACGCCGATCTCCAAGACGCGTCCGCGGAGACGCAGAGGTTGGGTCGATGCGGCCAACGGTGCCCCGACGATCCGAGGCCAGAACTCGCGCAGGAAGATCACGGCTACCTTCTCGTCCCGGACCACCTCCTGCAGCCAGGGAAGAAAGAGAGCCCCGACCGTCCTCATCGGCGCCGTCCGCGGGCTTCGAAACGGAACCGGTGGCTCCTGGCCCGGGACTCGATTTCCTCGATCCCTTAGTTTCATCACCGCATCAGTCTAGCAAAACGAACTCCCGCCATGTCCTGATCATTGCGAGTCCGCGCCAGGCACGCCCGGCCGTCGTCCTGCATCCGGGCTGAGCCGGTTCGGCTCCCGCCACCGGCTTCGAGTAGGAGGGAGCTTTGCGCATCCTCGACTTGACATTGGGCGGAAGCCTCCCTTACATATCGATATCGGCCCGCGCCCCGTTGACAAGTGGAACACACTCTCGTACTCAACGCCACCTACGAACCTCTGCAGATCATCGGTTGGAAACGTGCCGTCCGCATGGTCTTCCAGGAGAAGGTCGAGGTGGTGGCCGAATATGACCGCGAGATCCGCAGTGTCTCGAACCGGATCCGCCTCCCCTCGGTCTTGCGCCTGCTTCACTACGTCAAGCTCCGGCACGGGTGCCACCGGATCAAATTCAGCCGTGAAAACCTGTACGCTCGCGACAACTACCGTTGCCAGTATTGCGGCACCAAGGCGCCCCTGAGCCAGCTCACCTACGATCATGTGATCCCCGTGGCCCAAGGGGGGATCAAGAGCTGGGAGAACATCGTCACCTGCTGCATCCAATGCAACCGGAAGAAGGGAAACCGGTCACCGGCGCAGGCCAACCTGCGCCTTTTGAGAATCCCCAAGGCCCCCTCTGGTTTTCCCTATCGCGTCCGTCTCCTTTTTCGCCAGCCGGCCGTTCCCGAGAGTTGGAAGGACTACATCTTCTGGTCCGGGGGAACCTGATGGACGGGTCTCTGGTGATCTTCTCCCGGTTTCCCCGATTGGGCCGGGTGAAGACCAGACTGGAGCCGGCGCTGGGTAAGCGGGGTTGCCTGGAACTTCACCGGGCGCTGCTTCTGGACACCGTGGAACGAACGCGATTCCTGAGCCGGCGCCACTACCTGTATCTGAGCGGCTCCACCGCCCGGGAACGGGCCCGGTTCGCCGCAGCGTGGCGCCTGCCCGCGGATCTGATCATCCGCCGACAGACGGGAGCCGACCTGGGAGAGAGATTGTGTAAGGCCTGCCGGCAGATCGCCGCGGAATCGAAGGAAAAGCCGGTGGTCTTTCTGGGGGCCGACTCCCCTACGGTGCCGCGGAAGTACATTCGCCGAGCCCTGGATCGACTTGCGAGGCGGCCCGTCGTCGTGGGACCGGCCGAGGACGGGGGGTACTATCTCATCGGTCTTTCCCGCCCCAGGCCGGAACTCTTCTCGAATCTGGATTGGGGGACCGGCAAGGTCCTGGAGCAGACACTTCAGAGGTTGCGGCCGGACCAATATACGTTGCTGCCCTACTGGTTCGACGTGGACGACGGCGGCGACCTGGCCCGGCTCCACAGGGAGGTCGAGGCGGCGGGGCCGGACGTCTTCCGGCACACGCGCCGTTGCCTGCGGGCGCTGGTCCACGACCCGGTTTCCCAATCGGTTTTCCGGTGATCCTTTTAAGGGAGATTCGCGTCTCAAGAAAGGTGCGCTCGATCTGGCTCGGTTGACCAGAAGCGGCCACCTTGACTAACATTGCATCAGGCGTGCGCCCGGAAAAAGCGTGAAGGGGTGTTGAGGCGGCGGTGAAGGATTTCCTGGAACGGCTGTTGGGTTTGAAGGTCCCCGAGGCCCAATTGGAGGGACCGCGAGACCCCTATAACATCTACGAATGGGATCTTGACGACCGGAGGCCGTTGGTGGTCGCCGCCATACTGGCGATCCTCTTTCACGCCGTTCTCCTTTTGATGATCTTCCCCTCGTTCGGCAAGACGGTCCTGATCCCGACCCAGCAGGTGCTGGTGCTCAAGAATCTGGCGAAACCCGCGGCCCTCGCCGGGGGCGGCGACCTGCCCAAGGCGACACCGCCCAAGCCCGAGCCGGTGAAACCGAAGCCCAAGCCGATTCTGGTTCCCATTCCCGATCCGACTCCCAGAGAACCCGAACCCATCCGCAAGGAGGAACTGGAAAACGTCCCCCAGGTCATCAAGCAGATCGTAGCGGAATTGAACCTGGACGACATTGAGGCTCCGCCAGGGCGTCCCGGCCGGGGAGGGCAGGGTGAGAGCCAGGGCGAGGGCACGGGAACCGGCCCCCTTGCCGGTTCGGGACCCGCGGCTGGAGACGGCAGCGGCATCTATCGATACGGGAGCGGAGTCACCAACCCGGTTCCCATCGTTAAAACGACTCCCAGCTACACCGACGCCGCCATCAAAGCCAAGGTTCAGGGTGTGGTCTGGCTTCAGGCCATCATCCGGAAGGATGGCAACGTCGACAGCTTCAAGGTCATTCGAGGATTGGGCCACGGTTTGGAGGAACAGGCCATCCAGGAGATCGCCACCAACTGGCGTTTTCGGCCCGGAATGCTCAACGGGAGCCCGGTCGACGTCCTGGCCACCATCGAAGTCCAGTTCAACCTGAGGTAGACGACGGCTCCGGCGTCGAACCTTTCGAGAATGAGGGCAACTACACAGGGTTGCCCCGACACCATCGCATCCCGCTATAATTCCGGCTCTTGTGGCTGAAGTACTCGACCTGAAAGGAACCATCAACCTTCCCAGAACCCGTTTCCGGATGAAGGCGAATCTGCCCGTTCTGGAGCCGCGGATTCTCAAGTCGTGGGAAGAGTCGGGGATCTACGCGAGAATCCGCTCGGCGCGAGAGGGAAAGCCTCTCTTCATCCTTCACGACGGCCCTCCCTACGCCAATGGGCATCTCCACGTGGGACACGCCCTGAACAAGATCCTCAAGGACTTCATTGTCCGTTCCAAGACCATGGAGGGTTACGATTGTCCCTACGTGCCGGGGTGGGACTGTCACGGGCTGCCCATCGAGATTCAGGTCATGAACCGAAAGCGGGCCGACCTGGAGCCGCTGGAGGTGCGCCGGCGATGCCGGCGGCACGCCGACAAGTTCGTGCGCATCCAGGGGAATGAATTCCGCCGCCTGGGGGTCACGGGGGACTGGACCGCGCCCTATCTGACCATGAGCCATTCCTATGAAGCCGAGACGGCCCGGCTGTTGGGTGATTTCGTCCGCCGGGGAAGCGTCTACAAGGGTCTCAAGCCGGTTCATTGGTGCATTCACTGCGAGACGGCATTGGCCGAAGCCGAAGTGGAGTATTCGGAACATGTCAGCCCATCGGTCTACGTCCGGTTTCCCGTGACGGGAGGACTCCATGGACTGGACGCCGGAGCCCGCCCCGTCTCGGTGCTGATCTGGACCACGACGCCTTGGACCCTGCCCGCCAACATGGGGCTCTGCTTTCATCCCGACTTCGAATACGCGTTGGTGGAGGCCCGGGACGAGGTCTTCATCCTGGCTGCCGATCTGGTCCCCCGCGTTTCCAAGGAGTGCGATCTGGGCGACTACCGGATTCTGGGACGCCTGCGGGGCGCTGCCCTCGGCGGTCTCGAGTGCCGGCACCCATGGATACCGCGCCGGTCCGCGGTCGTATTCGGGACTCACGTCACGCTGGACCAGGGCACCGGCGTGGTCCATACGGCACCCGGACACGGAGAAGAGGACTACCGCCTGGGGGTCGACAACGGTCTCGAAGTGTATTGTCCGGTGGACGATTCGGGCCGGTTCCTGCCGGAGGTGGATCACTTCGGTGGCATGCCCGTGTTCGAGGCCAACCCTTCCATCAACGCCCTTATGGCCCGGGAAGGCCATCTGGTCCGGGAAGAGCCGTTCCGGCACAGCTATCCTCATTGCTGGCGCTGTCACAACCCGGTCATTTTTCGCGCCACGGCGCAGTGGTTCATCAGCATGGACCGGGAAGACCTTCGCGGCCGGGCCCTGCGCGAGATCGCCAGGGTGAAGTGGCTTCCGTCCTGGGGCCGGGAGCGGATCCACAACATGATCGCCACCCGGCCGGACTGGTGTATCAGCCGGCAGAGAACCTGGGGTGTTCCGATCATCGCCTTCTACTGCAGGGCCTGCGGCAAGATCCTTTTGGAGAGCGGCATCATCGAGCATGTTTCGCGCATCTTCGAGCGGGAGGGAGCCGACGCCTGGTACCGGAGGCCCGCGTCAGAGCTTCTTCCGAAGAACACCCGTTGCGCCTGTGGAAGCGAAGAATTCGAGAAAGAAAAAGACATATTGGATGTCTGGTTCGACTCGGGGGTCAGCCATCACGTGCTGCGGGAAACGCCGGGACTCGATTGGCCCGCGGATCTCTACCTGGAGGGTGGAGATCAGTTCCGGGGCTGGTTTCACAGTTCCTTGCTGGTCGGCGTCGGCGTCAGCGACGGAGCTCCCTACCGGTCGGTCCTGTGCCATGGATGGACGCTGGATGCCGAGGGGAAAGCCATGTCCAAGTCCCGGGGCAACGTCATTTCTCCCCAGGACATCACCAAGCGGGACGGCGCCGAGATCTTGCGCCTCTGGGTTGCGTCCATCGACTACACCGAAGACGTCCGTCTGGGGGAAGAGATACTTTCCCGACTCCGGGACGCCTACCGCAAGCTGCGAAATACGAGCCGCTTCCTCTTGGGCAACCTTCACGACTTCTCTCCGGAAATGGCAGTGCCGGACGAGGAACTGCTGGAGTTGGATCGTTGGGCTCTGGCCCATACCGCCGCCACGGCACGGCGGGTGGAGGAGGCCTACCGGAATTTCGAGTTTCACACCGTCTACCACTCCCTGTACCACTTCTGTGTGGTGGGGCTTTCCAGCTTTTATCTCGACGTTCTGAAGGATCGCCTCTACGTCTCGGCGGCCGATTCCACGGAACGAAGGTCGGCCCAGACGGCCCTGTTCCGGATCGCGGACGCATTGGTCCGGCTGCTGGCTCCGGTCCTGCCCTTTACCACCACCCAGATCTGGGAAGAACTCCACGGCCGGAACCCTCCCGCCGAGTCGGTCCACATGGCCGAGTTCTCCCGGGAGCTGGACCGTCATGAGGACCCCGAGCTCCTGGAGCGGTGGGAGCCGCTCCTGCGGATCCGCCACCAGGTCAGCAAGTCACTGGAGGAATGCCGCCAGCAGAAGCTCATCGGGAACTCCTTGGAGGCGTCGGTCAGGATCGAGGCCGGCGCGGAGACTTGCCGGTACCTCAGCCGGTATGCGGACGATCTGGCCACCGTCTTCATCGTCTCCGAGGTCGAGATCGGACTGAGGGAGGACCTGGCGGGGGATGAGACGCGGATCGAGGTGACCCGAACCCAGGCAAAGAAATGCGCGCGGTGCTGGAACCATCGGCGCTCGGTGGGGACCGATGCCGATCTGCCGCATGTCTGCTCCCGTTGCCGCGCGGTGCTGGAACGGATCGGTGCCCTCGATTGATGCCGGGAGCGATGGGAGAGGATATCCTTCGGAGGCCTTTGGCGCGGTGGAGAAGACGATGAAACTCGTGGCGCTGGGAGTGGCGGCGACGGTGCTGGCGCTGGATCTCCTCACCAAGTGGTGGGTCAAGAGCACGCCTTGGCTGCACTACCACAAGGTGGTCGATGGATTCTTCGCCATCCACTTCGTCCGCAATGAGGGCATTGCCTTCGGCCTGTTCCATTCCAATCCGTCGGCGTGGAAACCGGTGATCCTTTCCGTCCTGGCCGTCGCGGCGGCGGTCATGGTGTTGTATTACATCTGGACCAGCCCTCCCGAGGAAAGAGGCGTCCAACTGCTCATGGGGCTCCTGTTGGGAGGGATCCTGGGGAATTTCTGCGACCGGCTGTGGCGTGGGTATGTCGTCGATTTTTTGGATTTTCATTGGCAGGACCGTTTCGCCTGGCCAACCTTCAATCTGGCTGATGCCGCAATCACCTGCGGAGTCGCGGTGATTCTCTACCAGGGCTTTTTCGGAGCGGGCAGCGGAGACCGGGCATCGAGCCGGCCCAGCCGGAAAAACTCCGGCTCTTTGGGCGCGTTTCTCCTGGCGGGACTGCTCTCGGCGCCCCTGTTGGGAGAATCGGCCTCTCCCGGCGCGCTGGAAATCGTGGACCGGGTCCAGGCCCGGTACGATCGGGTCGAAAGCTTCTCCGCCGATTTCCGGCAGGTCTTCCAATCGCAGGGGGTCTTTTTCGAAAGCGACTGGGGCGAGGGGGTCCTGCTGATGAAGCGCCCTGGAAAAATGTACTGGGAGTACCGGCGCCCCACCAGGAAGCTGTTCGTGGCCGACGGCAAGCAGACCTTCTTCTACGTCCCCGCCGAGAACCAGGTGACGATCGCCGACCTGGACCCGGAGACTGCGGATACGCCGCTGCTTTTCCTGCTGGGACCCAAACGGATACGGGACGATTTCATGGTGGAGTTCGAAACCGGGGAAGGACCGTTGGAGGAATCCAACCTGCTCCTGCGGTTGACGCCCGTTCAGGCCCGGCCTGAATTCAGCTATCTGCTCTTGGAACTGTCCTCCCGGACCTGGCTCATCCAGAGATTGTCCGTAATCGAGCCCATCGGTAATCGCAACGACTACATCTTCAGCCGTTTCCGGGAGAACGTCAGGATTCGGGACAAACAGTTCCGCCTGGAGTTGCCGGATGGAGTGGAGATCATCCGAATCGGATCCGGCGCCGGCCGGAGGCCGGACGGGGAGCCGGGCCGGTTTCTTCATCGCAGCGGGATCGAGACCGCGCTGGAGTTCACAGTCCGTGACGACTTTTGCCACGGTCGGTTAAGGAGAGTGCCGAGTTGAGCGAAATTCGGGCGAACATAACGGCCGTGGGGATGTACGTTCCGGAGAAGCGCGTCACCAACCACGACTTGAGCCGGGTACTGGAAACTTCCGACAAGTGGATCCGAGAGCGAACCGGGATCTCGGAGCGCCGAATCGTCGGCAAGGACGAGGCGAACAGCGATCTCTCGGTTCGAGCCATCCGAGACGCTCTGGAAGGCACGCCACATCGTCCTGAAGACATCGATCTCATCATCGTCACCACCGTCACGCCGGACATGATGTTCCCTTCGACCGCTTGCCGGATCCAGGAGAAGATCGGGGCCACCAACGCGTGGGGGTTCGATCTTTCCGGGGCCTGCTCCGGATTCCTTTTCGGCCTCTCGACGGCTGCGCAGTTCATTCGGACGGGGACCCACAAGAAGGTCCTTGTGGTGGGAACCGATGTGATGAGCTCCATCATCGACTTCGAGGACCGGGCCACCTGCGTGCTCTTCGGAGACGGCGCCGGGGCGGTCCTCCTTGAGCCCACCGAAGAGGAGGATGTCGGCATCCTGGACGCGACCCTGGGATGCGACGGGTCAGGAGGCAAGTTCCTGTACATGCCGGCCGGAGGGAGCCAACGCCCGGCAAGCCATGAAACCGTGGACAAGCGGATGCACTATGTCCATCAGGACGGGAGGAACGTCTTCAAGTTCGCGGTTCGGGTCATGTGCGACACTTCCGTCGGATTGCTCCGGCGAAACGGCATTCCCACCGATCAGCTTTCGCTGTTCGTCCCCCATCAGGCCAACATGCGAATCATCAAGTCTTCCATGTCGCGCCTGAAACTGGGCGAGGAACAGGTTGCCGTCAACATCGACCGCTACGCCAACACCACGGCGGCGACCATCCCCACCTGTCTGGCGGAAGCTCACCGGCAGGGACGACTGAAGAAACGGGACAAAGTCCTCATGGTCTCCTTCGGAGCGGGATTCACCTGGGGAGGCATCCTGCTCGGCTGGGGAATGGATCCGCCGTAACTCGGAATACTTGGCGGGAGCCTCGTCAAAGAGACACTCCGGCCGGCGGCGTCAGATGAAGAGTTCCTCTTCGGGCGACTTGGTTGTGGTCTTTTTCTCTCGCCGCCCCAACAGAAACGACAGTCCCGACTGGATCCCCTTGAAGAAGGAACCGATTTCCAGAATGGGTTTCAAGACGTCCTTCTGAATTACTTCGCTGGTCTGCTCGAACTTCTCGACCGTGTCGGTGACCAGTCCGTCCACTCTCTGGGCCTGTTCATGCCCCAGACGGATCACGTCCTTCACCAACACGTCCACCTCTTCGGTGGTTCTCCGGAAGGCGCCCATCACGAAGCGGACGTTGTCGTTGAACTCGTTGCCGAGTTGCCGCACCGGCTCCAGGCTCTCGGACACCTGGGTCAACTTGGCGCTGACGGAATCGACGGCGGCTTGAAGGTTCCGGGTCTCCTTTTGCAGCTCCTCGGCCACCTTTCGAACCGTCTTGGCCGCCCGCCACACGGAGAGGGCCTGCAGGCTCATGGAGAGGGCGGTAATGCCGATGAACAGGATCAACAGGAGTTCAGCGCTCACGTGCATTCCCCGCGGTTGCGACTGGATTGCCGGAGGGCAGGCGCGCCCTCCCCGGAATCGGGAAGCTTGGCTTCTGTCCGGACCTCAGTCGGCGGACTCTTCCTGCGTCCGCGACTCGCCCCGATAGGTGCGTCGCGCGGCATCCAGGACGACTCCGAGTTGCTCCTTCTTCTTCCGGAGGCTCTCCCGTTCCCGGTTCAGGGTCTCACCGGCCCGGCCGGCAAGCTCTCGCCCCTTTTCCTCCAATGTGTCCCTGCCGTCCCGGAGCCTCCGGCCGACCCTGTCGGCACCCTCCCGGGCCTTGCCTTCCAACAGCTCCCGAGTCTGTTCACCCGATTGGGGAGCCAGCAGCAGCGCCGCACAGGCACCCACAAAGCTGCCGATGAGAAAATAGACCAGCTTGTCTCCACTTGAGGCCATAGCTGTTACTCCTTCCCGTCCCGGCCAGGATTCATCCGTTCAAGGTTATCATAGCCATGACGGGGCGTGGCGAACTCGGGCCGCGGCCCGGTTTGTGGAGGCGGACGGGTCTCGGGTAGAATACCCGGCTGTCAGGGAAGGATGCTGCGGTGATCAAGGATTTGCTGCCGAGACAGGTCGTGTGCAACGAAAAAAACGCCAAGGGCAAGGCCTGCCACGGCAAGTTGAAGCGATATTATCCGTTTGCCGGATACTACAACGAGCCCGATGAATCGCTCCGGCAGGAAATCGAGAGCGAGTTCGGAAAGAAAAAAACCTTGGTGCTGATCAAGTGCGAGGAGTGCGCCGTCGTCTTCCGGCTGCCGGTGGAATTGAAGGTCAAGTTCGGCTGAACGGAGTCCGGACCCCGCACCCAATTACTGCGTAGTACCGTTTCTGCCTCTATCAACCGGGACTGCTGGCCGGGTCTGCCGCCGGCCCGTGGCTTCATTCGCGCTCCAGATGAAGATCTACACCGATTTCGACGGAACCATCACCGATCGCGACTCCATCGTCCTGCTGGTTCAGGAATTCGGAGGGGGCGACGGCTATCGGCGAGACCTGCTGTCCGAATTCGAGAACGGCACGCTGTCGGCAGCCGAGGTGATTGCCGAGGAGATCGCCTCGGTTGACGCCTCCTGGGAAGAGGTCGCCGCCTGCCTCAAGGAAATGGTCCGAGTCGATCCTACGTTTCCCGGATTCGTGAACTGGTGCCGAGAATCATCGATTCCCCTCTGCGTCGTCAGCTCGGGGCTGGAGCAGATCATCGCCTTCATGATCGGAGACCTGGGGGTTCCGGTCGTGGCGCATACGGCCCGGATTGAGGGCCGGAGTTGGCGCTACCATCGGCGGCCGGAGTCGGAGAAGGAGTTGGTGGTGCGGGCGGCCAGCGAGGCCGATGAGGTCGCCTTCATAGGCGACGGCATATCGGACATCTGTGTTCTTCCCTATGTGGATCGCGTCTTCGCAAAACGCTACCTGGCGAAGTATTGCCGGAAGCGGGGCTTCGACTTTTTCCCCTACGATACCTTCCGGGAGGTCCGGAACCGGTTGCAGGACGAGTTGCAGGCGGACTGATTTCAGACCGGCCAATACGGGTTCAGGACGGGACGGATCTGATCCATATAGGGCCCTGAATTGGGACTGGATTCCAGTTCGGGACCCGCTTCCGGCGGATCCAGGCCGGCGGCCACCGTCGTCTCCACCGACGCCGCCAGGGCCTTCAGGTTGTAGCCCCCTTCCAGCACGTAGAGAATCTTGCCGCCGCAGATTTTCGCTGCCGCACGGTTCAGGTCCACTGCCATCCCGGCATAGCCCCGCTCATTCAACAGCATGCCGGCCAGGGGATCATCCCGGTGGGCGTCGAATCCCGCTGAGACCAGGATCAACCCGGGTTCGTAGCTGGCCAGGATGGGCAGCACCATGCCGGCCAGCAGGGAGGAATAGAAGCCGTTGGTCTGACCGGCGGGAATTGGGAAATTGACCGTCATCCCCTTGCCCTTTCCCACGCCCACTTCGGTGTAGTAGCCGGTTCCCGGGTAAAGCGGGTGCTGGTGCAGGGAGACGTACAGGACGTCGTCCCGGTGGTAGAAGGCGGCCTGGGTGCCATTGCCGTGGTGGACGTCGAAGTCGACGATGGCCACGCGCCGAACCAGGCCCTGGTCCAAGGCCCACTGGGCGCCCACGGCCACGTTGTTGAAGAGGCAGAAACCCATGGCCTTCCCCGGTTCGGCGTGGTGGCCGGGCGGCCTGATGGCCGCGAACCCGGAGTCGAGGTCTCCTCGAAAGAGAAGGTCGATCATTCGAATGACGCTCCCCGCTGCCAACAGCGCCACGTCGTGCGAGGCTCCGCCCGAATAGGTGTCCCAGTCCAGGGGATGGAGCGGCTGAAGCCGCGTTCCCCGGATGTGGGCCAAATGATCTCGTGTGTGGACCCGAAGGATGGCTTCCTCGGCGGCCGGAGCGGGGGACACCTTCACCAGCCGTTTGAACGACGCCTGGGCGGACAGTCCCTCTGAGATGGCTCGCAGCCGGTCCGGACGCTCGGGATGTTCAGGTGGGACCCGGTGTTCGAGGAAGACCGGATCCAGAACCAGGCCGTAACGCATCAGACCCCCTTTGCCTCGGCTCCCCAGAAGATCTTGTGCAGTTGCACCTGGATGCGGACGGGCAGTCCGTCCTCCAGGATCCAACCGGCCAGCCGGGCCGCGTCCATGCGGTTCCATTCCGGCGAAAACAGAACCAGGTGCCTCCTGGTCAGCTCCAGTTCCAGGGTCTTTTGCTTGGCCCACTCAAAGTCGCGCCGCGATGAAATCACGAACTTGATTTCATCGTGCGGTCTCAGGTGATTCAGGTTCTCCCACCGATTTCTTCCCTCCATGAGGCTGTCCGGACACTTGATGTCGTAAATCAGGACCGCTCTGGGATCCACCGGACGGATGTCCAGGCTGCCCCCGGTCTCGATCAG
Above is a window of Acidobacteriota bacterium DNA encoding:
- a CDS encoding YncE family protein; protein product: MRRQLVILLFVLLSLGGPALHGQRVFMTLDPSQSEDPLRFDPNEVPLILGANQTDLNFSPNVVFTPDSSKAFVSYTFSNKVLAFNPKSGEILGLVDVPESPGHIALMPGGDRVAVLCTFINENGRADAFRSDASQAETQPVQGAIAAIDVDTLEVQILTMEVFFSVANNMVFSGDGTIGIVASSGTDEILRFDTTTLQEVEPRLQMPGGTRPTTLRMTPDGSRFFVVTVGSTLVTPAEERDAITIVDTASFSVVTTIIPETDQEAIPHDFQVGAGAAISPDGRYGLVADRQLGALQTLAELGSDRATLFDIQTGQVVKVFDVGGVPVEIVPAPDGTSFVLLSNLNLQLIPIPVPDENGTIDADSLEVVTFQPRTSDFRDSSRPVFLDGATMMLGAPMDDVLLQFKLNTGELLQPILVGQKLRGFSEDLRPEVPGAPLDVAVSPDGEAMTAVNFNLGTIELLRPSRRLFLPYLLSSQGWFTAVNVTNLSSRTSDIMARGSNVGGIRFQDLNDTEDIVEFGENPTNLTIAPRGQLSTTVRQVVSAERNQFMEGWMLLDDDQSQARGFFRVGDRGERRRLDAASLYSNTAQKVVLPEVRVMDGFTTEVYVLNPNSNSTDVSVRLHTADGAVALEDTRPTLGGLVLRGALGDEIGFFQGLAFECFSTGGVFRDNFYCQRGTCSDNGEPCRDDSLAACEDPEQATCRPLADNGYDGAYITVESEQGIMAFQRWYDEERMAMVEGLVVEAPGVVPAETLYLPQAVTFGGNKTHVNLVHQGTEEMTVQLTLMDNEGKSVEVAPELELAPGEGLRMELASIFPNLTDTGDLVSGWIQIVGSQPGLVGSAELQLFSGKGMISTPAVSAPAKEYILPYIAHGGVEKYRTGLAFIYPGPGPAATVKLTARSTSGNPLGEEETLTLESGHRRIGMAHEIFSGLPAAIGGYIAVSSDQPIVVMELIFTEDLEKVSIIPPQVID
- a CDS encoding DUF721 domain-containing protein, which produces MRTVGALFLPWLQEVVRDEKVAVIFLREFWPRIVGAPLAASTQPLRLRGRVLEIGVHDSEWEGVLRGMTPALISKVNRFWNRSLVRGLDFQVLRPRPGDRST
- a CDS encoding HNH endonuclease: MEHTLVLNATYEPLQIIGWKRAVRMVFQEKVEVVAEYDREIRSVSNRIRLPSVLRLLHYVKLRHGCHRIKFSRENLYARDNYRCQYCGTKAPLSQLTYDHVIPVAQGGIKSWENIVTCCIQCNRKKGNRSPAQANLRLLRIPKAPSGFPYRVRLLFRQPAVPESWKDYIFWSGGT
- a CDS encoding TIGR04282 family arsenosugar biosynthesis glycosyltransferase yields the protein MEGLHLLVRGNLMDGSLVIFSRFPRLGRVKTRLEPALGKRGCLELHRALLLDTVERTRFLSRRHYLYLSGSTARERARFAAAWRLPADLIIRRQTGADLGERLCKACRQIAAESKEKPVVFLGADSPTVPRKYIRRALDRLARRPVVVGPAEDGGYYLIGLSRPRPELFSNLDWGTGKVLEQTLQRLRPDQYTLLPYWFDVDDGGDLARLHREVEAAGPDVFRHTRRCLRALVHDPVSQSVFR
- a CDS encoding TonB family protein, which translates into the protein MKDFLERLLGLKVPEAQLEGPRDPYNIYEWDLDDRRPLVVAAILAILFHAVLLLMIFPSFGKTVLIPTQQVLVLKNLAKPAALAGGGDLPKATPPKPEPVKPKPKPILVPIPDPTPREPEPIRKEELENVPQVIKQIVAELNLDDIEAPPGRPGRGGQGESQGEGTGTGPLAGSGPAAGDGSGIYRYGSGVTNPVPIVKTTPSYTDAAIKAKVQGVVWLQAIIRKDGNVDSFKVIRGLGHGLEEQAIQEIATNWRFRPGMLNGSPVDVLATIEVQFNLR
- the ileS gene encoding isoleucine--tRNA ligase produces the protein MKANLPVLEPRILKSWEESGIYARIRSAREGKPLFILHDGPPYANGHLHVGHALNKILKDFIVRSKTMEGYDCPYVPGWDCHGLPIEIQVMNRKRADLEPLEVRRRCRRHADKFVRIQGNEFRRLGVTGDWTAPYLTMSHSYEAETARLLGDFVRRGSVYKGLKPVHWCIHCETALAEAEVEYSEHVSPSVYVRFPVTGGLHGLDAGARPVSVLIWTTTPWTLPANMGLCFHPDFEYALVEARDEVFILAADLVPRVSKECDLGDYRILGRLRGAALGGLECRHPWIPRRSAVVFGTHVTLDQGTGVVHTAPGHGEEDYRLGVDNGLEVYCPVDDSGRFLPEVDHFGGMPVFEANPSINALMAREGHLVREEPFRHSYPHCWRCHNPVIFRATAQWFISMDREDLRGRALREIARVKWLPSWGRERIHNMIATRPDWCISRQRTWGVPIIAFYCRACGKILLESGIIEHVSRIFEREGADAWYRRPASELLPKNTRCACGSEEFEKEKDILDVWFDSGVSHHVLRETPGLDWPADLYLEGGDQFRGWFHSSLLVGVGVSDGAPYRSVLCHGWTLDAEGKAMSKSRGNVISPQDITKRDGAEILRLWVASIDYTEDVRLGEEILSRLRDAYRKLRNTSRFLLGNLHDFSPEMAVPDEELLELDRWALAHTAATARRVEEAYRNFEFHTVYHSLYHFCVVGLSSFYLDVLKDRLYVSAADSTERRSAQTALFRIADALVRLLAPVLPFTTTQIWEELHGRNPPAESVHMAEFSRELDRHEDPELLERWEPLLRIRHQVSKSLEECRQQKLIGNSLEASVRIEAGAETCRYLSRYADDLATVFIVSEVEIGLREDLAGDETRIEVTRTQAKKCARCWNHRRSVGTDADLPHVCSRCRAVLERIGALD